One Paraburkholderia agricolaris DNA segment encodes these proteins:
- a CDS encoding NCS1 family nucleobase:cation symporter-1: MEIGDPSPGLYNEDLAPAKQRNWGAFSIFNVWTSDVHSLWGYYLAASLFLLCGSFTNFLLAIGLSSLVIFALMNLIGYAGEKTGVPYPVLARASFGVWGANLAALVRAVVACFWYGAQTAAASGAMVALLIRSDSLMAFHKSTQWLGHSPLEVICYVIIWALQLLIIQKGMETVRKFQDWAGPAVWVAMLILAIGLCVKAGGFSFSHGIPMNALLEKTSDAGVSGEPGSFWALMAVGATWITYFAALYLNFCDFSRYAKNRDAVKKGNLWGLPVNLIAFSLVAGITTIAAFRVYGEVLLHPEQISAKFDSWVLALIAALTFAVATLGINVVANFVSAAFDISNTFPKQIGFKKGGYIAAIIALVLYPFAPWEGNAAHFVNAIGATMGPLLGIILVDYYLVAKGNINVAALYQEYGEYRYQGGWNVNALAAAAVGSVFSTFLPNFTSLLPVWWNTYGWFFGVAIGGGIYLIMATLRPRTAIAPTRA; this comes from the coding sequence ATGGAAATCGGCGATCCCTCCCCCGGACTCTACAACGAAGACCTCGCGCCCGCGAAGCAACGCAACTGGGGCGCCTTCAGTATCTTCAACGTCTGGACCTCGGACGTGCACAGTCTCTGGGGCTACTACCTCGCCGCCAGCCTGTTCCTGCTATGCGGCAGCTTTACCAACTTCTTGCTGGCAATCGGGCTCAGCTCGCTGGTGATCTTCGCGCTGATGAACCTGATCGGTTATGCCGGCGAGAAGACCGGCGTGCCTTATCCGGTACTGGCGCGCGCCTCCTTTGGTGTGTGGGGCGCCAACCTGGCGGCACTCGTGCGCGCGGTAGTGGCCTGCTTCTGGTACGGCGCGCAGACCGCGGCCGCGTCGGGGGCGATGGTCGCGCTGCTGATCCGCAGCGACAGCCTGATGGCATTCCACAAGAGCACCCAGTGGCTCGGCCACTCGCCGCTGGAGGTGATCTGCTACGTGATCATCTGGGCGCTGCAGTTGCTGATCATCCAGAAAGGCATGGAGACGGTGCGCAAATTCCAGGACTGGGCCGGTCCCGCAGTGTGGGTCGCAATGCTGATTCTCGCGATCGGCCTGTGCGTCAAGGCCGGCGGTTTCTCGTTCTCCCATGGCATTCCCATGAACGCGCTGCTCGAGAAGACCAGCGACGCCGGCGTCAGCGGCGAGCCCGGTTCGTTCTGGGCGCTGATGGCCGTGGGCGCGACCTGGATCACCTACTTCGCAGCGCTCTACCTCAACTTTTGCGATTTCTCGCGCTACGCGAAAAATCGCGACGCGGTCAAGAAAGGCAATCTGTGGGGCCTGCCGGTCAACCTGATCGCGTTCTCGCTGGTTGCGGGTATCACCACGATCGCCGCCTTCAGGGTGTACGGCGAAGTGCTGCTCCACCCCGAACAGATCTCGGCCAAGTTCGACAGCTGGGTGTTGGCGCTCATCGCGGCGCTGACCTTCGCGGTCGCTACGCTGGGTATTAACGTGGTGGCCAATTTCGTTTCGGCCGCGTTCGACATCTCCAACACGTTCCCCAAGCAGATCGGCTTCAAGAAGGGGGGCTACATCGCCGCGATCATCGCGCTGGTGCTCTATCCGTTCGCGCCCTGGGAAGGCAACGCCGCGCACTTCGTCAACGCCATCGGCGCGACGATGGGCCCGCTGCTGGGAATCATTCTGGTGGACTACTACCTGGTGGCCAAGGGCAATATCAACGTCGCGGCGCTTTACCAGGAGTACGGCGAGTACCGCTACCAAGGCGGCTGGAACGTCAACGCACTGGCCGCGGCGGCGGTCGGCAGCGTGTTTTCGACCTTTCTGCCTAATTTCACCAGCCTGCTGCCGGTCTGGTGGAATACCTATGGGTGGTTCTTCGGCGTGGCGATTGGCGGCGGCATCTACCTGATCATGGCGACGCTGCGCCCGCGTACCGCGATCGCGCCGACCCGTGCCTGA
- a CDS encoding tetratricopeptide repeat protein encodes MSIDRLFSLASAHHQAGRLDLAESHYRQAISIEPDRWDICFGLAQVLIRLDRFDEAIGWLTPLLNQPGDHAAVYRQLGLAEACAGRRRQALDHFRRVLEHDPDDPATLHIVANFQQALGLNAEADATYRRALKLKPLITVPAAVAPPDFRVLFVFAPSAGNTPIEHLIGHARFESNVVTLLQGMDYDVDRLRVYADVVVNLISDVDQGHAFLAPAQALVDGIGRPVVNHPRIIADTGRESVARRLAHIAGCLVPQTRLHSAAGLHAMLLHASQTSLPFPLLARPAGTHGGDDFERMEDCAQLQAFLNRHAASSYYLTPFVDYRSDDGYFRKYRFICAGDEILPYHLAIDDQWKVHHGTTRMASHPWMQAEEQAFLDDPWRVFGVAQRAGLQSIRDAVGLDFFGIDCSLARDGTIVVFEVNASMLVHGNNQQFPYKTEAVERIKQAFHTLLERRS; translated from the coding sequence ATGTCCATCGATCGTCTTTTTTCCCTCGCGTCCGCGCACCATCAAGCGGGCCGTCTCGACCTGGCCGAAAGCCATTATCGTCAGGCAATCAGCATTGAGCCGGATCGCTGGGACATATGCTTTGGACTCGCACAGGTGTTGATCCGGCTCGACCGTTTCGACGAAGCAATCGGTTGGCTTACACCACTGTTAAATCAACCCGGCGATCATGCCGCCGTGTATCGCCAGCTTGGTCTGGCCGAAGCGTGCGCGGGCCGGAGGCGCCAGGCGCTCGATCATTTCAGACGCGTCCTTGAACACGACCCTGACGATCCCGCGACCTTGCATATCGTTGCCAACTTTCAGCAGGCGCTAGGCCTCAATGCCGAGGCTGACGCAACCTATCGCCGTGCGCTGAAATTGAAGCCGCTGATCACCGTCCCGGCCGCCGTCGCGCCGCCGGATTTTCGCGTGCTGTTTGTGTTCGCACCCAGTGCAGGCAATACGCCCATTGAGCATCTGATCGGGCACGCACGCTTCGAAAGCAACGTCGTCACCCTATTGCAAGGCATGGACTACGACGTCGATCGGCTGCGTGTCTACGCGGACGTAGTCGTCAATCTGATTTCGGACGTCGATCAGGGACACGCCTTTCTCGCACCGGCGCAAGCGCTTGTAGACGGTATCGGCCGTCCCGTCGTCAATCATCCGCGAATCATTGCAGATACGGGCCGGGAGTCAGTCGCGCGGCGTCTCGCACATATAGCGGGTTGTCTCGTTCCACAAACGCGGCTCCATTCGGCAGCGGGGCTGCACGCAATGCTCCTGCACGCCTCGCAGACGTCGCTGCCGTTTCCGCTGCTGGCGAGGCCGGCCGGCACGCATGGCGGTGACGACTTCGAGCGCATGGAAGACTGCGCGCAGTTGCAGGCGTTCCTGAACCGGCACGCTGCCAGCAGCTACTACCTCACGCCATTTGTCGACTATCGATCCGACGACGGCTATTTCCGCAAATACCGTTTCATCTGTGCCGGCGACGAGATCCTGCCGTACCACCTCGCCATTGACGACCAATGGAAGGTACACCATGGCACGACCCGTATGGCTAGCCATCCGTGGATGCAGGCCGAAGAACAGGCGTTTCTCGATGATCCATGGCGCGTCTTCGGCGTCGCCCAGCGTGCGGGGTTGCAGTCAATCCGCGATGCGGTCGGCCTGGATTTTTTCGGCATCGACTGTTCGCTTGCGCGTGACGGCACCATCGTCGTGTTCGAAGTTAATGCGAGCATGCTCGTTCACGGAAATAACCAGCAGTTTCCGTACAAGACGGAAGCCGTGGAGCGCATCAAGCAGGCATTCCATACACTGCTCGAACGAAGGTCATGA
- a CDS encoding phosphotransferase family protein, translated as MQSATLHLLRHAPGTNVIDNEQATGLVRAALHVDPLCAVRQFLTQSGNCIFRVDLPEGKSTALRVSPQRNAFAYTHHNLDILRAMGLPVQTVLASGETAAGGSFVILNWIPGRDLAYELPQMRSEQMTRVAETVTDYQKRVGCLPRSDGFGWAPIGGHPTFAQWTNIFGEPATDSISVDATPLAQLRARLRAVRRSVEPHFASISPTCFLDDLTTKNVLVESGRLQGVIDCDTVCYGDPLMSVGTTLAHLAADVGEACRFYGQELIRCWNPQLDALRAIRFYAALWVVGFMAAAETAGEIARATELAGIADAMLSLAET; from the coding sequence TTGCAATCGGCCACACTTCACCTATTGCGACATGCGCCGGGGACCAACGTGATTGACAACGAACAAGCTACCGGACTGGTTCGGGCGGCCCTTCACGTGGATCCGCTTTGCGCCGTGCGGCAATTCCTTACGCAAAGTGGCAACTGCATCTTTCGAGTTGATCTTCCAGAAGGAAAATCTACCGCGCTTCGCGTCAGCCCGCAACGCAATGCCTTTGCGTACACCCACCACAATCTGGATATCCTGCGTGCAATGGGGTTGCCCGTCCAGACCGTGCTTGCGAGCGGTGAAACGGCAGCAGGTGGTTCGTTCGTTATCCTGAACTGGATACCGGGTCGCGATCTCGCCTATGAATTGCCGCAAATGCGCTCGGAACAGATGACACGTGTTGCGGAAACCGTAACCGATTATCAGAAACGTGTCGGATGCTTACCCCGCAGCGATGGTTTCGGCTGGGCGCCGATCGGCGGACACCCCACGTTTGCGCAATGGACGAATATCTTCGGCGAGCCGGCAACTGATTCGATCTCCGTCGACGCGACGCCGCTGGCGCAACTGCGCGCTCGGCTGCGCGCAGTCCGGAGATCTGTCGAGCCACACTTTGCCTCGATATCCCCCACATGCTTTCTCGACGATCTGACGACGAAAAATGTTCTGGTCGAAAGTGGCAGGCTGCAAGGCGTTATCGATTGCGACACGGTCTGCTATGGCGACCCGTTGATGTCGGTCGGCACGACACTCGCTCACCTCGCCGCTGACGTTGGGGAGGCCTGCCGCTTCTACGGGCAAGAACTGATTCGCTGCTGGAACCCCCAACTCGACGCTCTGCGGGCGATCCGCTTCTACGCAGCCTTGTGGGTCGTCGGCTTTATGGCTGCCGCCGAAACCGCAGGGGAAATCGCGCGCGCCACGGAATTGGCCGGCATCGCCGACGCTATGCTGAGTCTGGCGGAAACGTAA
- a CDS encoding helix-turn-helix domain-containing protein yields the protein MPARENHNAQPLAPPSAPDSADALQDPALLRRLLRAKDRMDAASHEAWPVKRLAEVSGVSEAHFARSFKRAFGVPPHRYLLSRRIEQATTLLRDTGLSITEIAFATGWESLGTFGRTFHDITGQSPSAMRLEAQANLPRLDRVPACVLKAAQRPDLTIAVLEKRRRVAKDTFPPSTKEEP from the coding sequence ATGCCTGCTCGCGAAAACCATAACGCCCAGCCGCTTGCCCCGCCCTCCGCACCAGACAGCGCCGACGCATTGCAGGACCCCGCCCTGCTGCGCCGCCTGCTGCGCGCCAAAGACCGCATGGATGCCGCCTCGCACGAGGCCTGGCCCGTCAAACGGCTGGCCGAAGTCAGTGGCGTCTCCGAAGCCCATTTCGCGCGCTCCTTCAAGCGGGCCTTCGGTGTCCCGCCCCACCGCTACCTGCTGAGCCGGCGCATCGAGCAAGCCACCACCCTGCTGCGCGACACCGGACTCAGCATCACGGAAATTGCCTTCGCCACCGGCTGGGAGAGCTTGGGCACGTTCGGGCGCACCTTCCACGACATCACCGGCCAAAGCCCCAGCGCCATGCGGCTTGAGGCGCAAGCCAACCTGCCTCGACTCGATCGCGTGCCCGCTTGCGTTCTGAAAGCCGCGCAGCGCCCCGACCTCACCATCGCAGTTTTGGAGAAGCGCCGGCGCGTGGCCAAAGATACATTCCCGCCATCAACCAAGGAGGAACCATGA
- a CDS encoding VOC family protein, which produces MTQGINVVGLYVDNQDEALTFYVDKLGFRVHTDVRNGPYRWLTVQHPEQPSFQLGLFTPGPPIHDEATAQTLRAMVAKGAMPPLVLSVADCRASYAQLQARGVEFTQEPIDRFGSVDAGFRDPAGNGWKMIQAPKSAT; this is translated from the coding sequence ATGACTCAAGGTATCAATGTGGTGGGCTTGTACGTCGATAACCAGGACGAAGCGCTCACGTTCTACGTCGACAAGCTCGGATTCCGCGTCCATACGGACGTGCGCAACGGCCCTTACCGCTGGCTTACTGTCCAGCATCCCGAGCAGCCTTCGTTCCAGCTCGGCCTGTTCACCCCCGGCCCACCCATCCACGATGAGGCCACCGCGCAAACCCTGCGCGCGATGGTCGCCAAGGGCGCCATGCCGCCTCTCGTCCTTTCCGTGGCCGACTGCCGCGCCAGCTATGCCCAATTGCAAGCCCGCGGCGTGGAATTCACCCAGGAGCCGATAGATCGCTTTGGCAGCGTCGATGCCGGTTTCCGCGACCCCGCCGGCAACGGCTGGAAGATGATCCAGGCCCCGAAGAGCGCAACATGA
- a CDS encoding LysR family transcriptional regulator, translated as MHAVHIRDLDLNLLVVFDALLRERSVTRAASEVGLSQGAMSHALNRLRAFFEDPLFVKTPSGMEPTPKATVLGVSIVEVMTTLRQDVVSQARFDPSTARRTFVLCMTDMGELVFLPPLIRRLREEAPNCTLRSMQVPIEQIEGLLASGEVDLALGSIRAAPDDLYQQQLFLHSFVTMVSVRNKLIGESITREQFETMPQIVVSLTGRAGAAYDSAFDEYGIHRNVYLTTPHFLVVPLLIDEHPELIATVPLELGNVFAKLGTVKIVPPPVQLPPFALRQLWHPRFHDEPANIWLRQLIKRTFEHYPDFPESSL; from the coding sequence ATGCACGCCGTGCATATACGTGATCTCGATCTGAATCTGCTGGTGGTGTTCGACGCACTGCTTCGCGAACGAAGCGTGACGCGAGCGGCATCCGAAGTGGGGTTGTCGCAGGGCGCAATGAGTCATGCGTTGAACCGGCTGCGGGCGTTTTTTGAAGACCCTCTGTTCGTCAAGACGCCATCGGGCATGGAGCCGACACCGAAGGCCACCGTGCTGGGCGTTTCGATCGTTGAAGTCATGACGACCTTGCGCCAGGACGTCGTCTCGCAGGCGCGCTTCGATCCTTCGACGGCGCGGCGCACCTTTGTTCTTTGCATGACGGACATGGGCGAACTGGTTTTTCTGCCGCCGCTTATCCGGCGGCTGCGCGAAGAGGCGCCGAACTGCACGCTACGATCCATGCAAGTTCCGATCGAGCAGATCGAGGGACTGCTGGCATCCGGAGAAGTGGATCTCGCGTTGGGGTCAATCCGTGCCGCGCCCGATGATCTGTATCAGCAACAGCTCTTTTTGCACTCTTTCGTGACGATGGTGAGCGTGCGCAACAAGCTGATTGGCGAGTCGATTACGCGTGAACAGTTCGAAACGATGCCGCAGATTGTCGTGTCCCTGACCGGGCGCGCGGGCGCCGCTTATGACAGTGCGTTCGACGAGTACGGCATCCATCGAAATGTTTATCTGACGACGCCGCACTTCCTGGTCGTGCCGCTGTTGATCGACGAGCACCCTGAACTGATCGCTACGGTGCCGCTGGAGCTTGGCAATGTCTTCGCCAAGCTCGGGACGGTCAAAATTGTCCCGCCGCCGGTGCAGCTTCCACCGTTTGCGCTGCGCCAACTCTGGCATCCCCGGTTTCACGACGAGCCGGCGAACATCTGGCTTCGCCAGCTCATCAAGCGCACCTTTGAACACTATCCCGACTTTCCGGAAAGCAGCCTTTAG
- a CDS encoding aromatic ring-hydroxylating dioxygenase subunit alpha, which produces MFIRNTWYVAAWSHEVDGEALFARVITGIPVLLYREEGGSVVALEDRCCHRGAPLSVGRREGDCVRCMYHGLKFDSTGTCVEAPAQQRIPPQAKVRTFPVVERHRWIWIWTGDPSLADPETIPDTHWIDDPQWRSLPGYIHYDVNYLLICDNLLDFSHLPFVHPTTLGGPEDYAKVQPKVERIDGGVRITRWTLNTDAPPFAAAVKNWPGKVDRWNVYDFTIPAILRMDSGMAPVGTGAQEGTRVDAAEFRGCQALTPETENSTHYFFGHPHNFAIDQPDVTRAIHQAVVDAFDEDRDIITAQQKNLALDPGFRMMPFGIDAALSQFRWAVNQRLEEEKQKMPEAVPGA; this is translated from the coding sequence ATGTTTATCAGGAATACGTGGTACGTAGCCGCCTGGTCGCATGAGGTCGACGGAGAAGCGCTGTTCGCTCGTGTCATTACCGGCATCCCGGTTCTGCTGTATCGCGAGGAAGGCGGCAGCGTTGTTGCTCTCGAGGATCGTTGCTGTCATCGCGGCGCGCCGCTGTCGGTTGGCCGCCGCGAAGGCGATTGCGTCCGCTGCATGTACCACGGCCTGAAGTTCGACAGCACCGGAACGTGTGTTGAAGCGCCGGCCCAACAGCGCATTCCGCCGCAGGCGAAGGTTCGAACTTTCCCGGTCGTCGAGCGGCACCGCTGGATCTGGATCTGGACCGGCGACCCTTCGCTCGCTGACCCGGAGACGATCCCCGACACTCACTGGATCGACGATCCGCAATGGCGCAGCTTGCCCGGCTACATTCACTACGACGTGAACTACCTGCTGATCTGCGACAACCTGCTGGACTTCTCGCATCTGCCGTTCGTGCATCCCACCACACTGGGTGGCCCCGAAGACTATGCCAAGGTGCAACCCAAAGTCGAGCGGATCGATGGCGGCGTGCGCATCACGCGCTGGACTTTGAATACGGATGCGCCTCCGTTCGCCGCCGCCGTCAAGAACTGGCCCGGCAAGGTCGACCGCTGGAACGTTTACGACTTCACGATCCCCGCGATTCTGCGGATGGATTCCGGCATGGCGCCGGTGGGTACGGGCGCGCAGGAAGGTACGCGGGTCGACGCGGCCGAATTCCGCGGTTGCCAGGCACTCACGCCCGAGACGGAAAACTCCACGCACTACTTTTTCGGCCATCCGCACAACTTTGCGATTGACCAGCCCGATGTCACGCGAGCGATCCATCAGGCAGTAGTCGATGCATTCGACGAAGACCGCGACATCATCACCGCGCAGCAGAAGAATCTGGCGCTGGACCCTGGCTTCAGAATGATGCCGTTCGGCATCGACGCCGCACTGTCCCAGTTTCGCTGGGCCGTCAATCAACGGCTTGAGGAAGAGAAACAGAAGATGCCGGAAGCGGTGCCGGGAGCCTGA
- a CDS encoding PDR/VanB family oxidoreductase: MIQMKVTQLKREAEGILGIELQAADGAMLVPFEPGAHIDVHLPDGLARQYSLCNDAVETDRYRLGVSLSTTSRGGSRYLHTSLREGDSLTISEPRSLFGLSPAAASHRFIAGGIGITPILSMIRWCVRHSVPWHLHYCVRSRTCAAYLDELRAFGDNVHVHANDEIAGRIPYIQALISDVKAGEHVYCCGPDGLMDAVLHHGRQCGIPRESLHFERFTASPPRIADNSERAFTVVLAKQGLRCVVSPNESILESLERQGVCPPFSCREGLCRSCEVEVLSGEVEHRDYVLSEDEQMANRSLMICVSRAKSDELVIDL; encoded by the coding sequence ATGATTCAGATGAAAGTCACGCAACTGAAGCGCGAGGCAGAGGGGATACTAGGTATCGAGTTGCAGGCTGCTGACGGCGCGATGCTTGTCCCGTTCGAACCCGGCGCGCATATCGATGTTCATCTGCCCGACGGTCTCGCACGACAGTATTCGCTCTGCAACGATGCGGTGGAAACAGACCGCTATCGTCTTGGCGTGAGCCTGTCCACAACATCGCGCGGCGGGTCGCGTTATCTGCACACGTCGCTTCGCGAGGGCGACTCGCTGACAATCAGCGAGCCCCGCAGCTTATTTGGTCTGTCGCCTGCGGCGGCATCGCATCGTTTCATTGCAGGTGGAATAGGCATTACGCCGATTCTCAGCATGATCCGCTGGTGCGTACGTCATTCAGTACCCTGGCACCTGCACTATTGCGTGCGTTCACGAACGTGCGCCGCCTACCTCGACGAATTGCGCGCGTTCGGCGACAACGTTCACGTGCACGCCAACGACGAGATCGCCGGCCGGATACCGTACATTCAGGCATTGATAAGCGATGTGAAAGCTGGGGAGCACGTCTATTGCTGCGGGCCTGACGGACTCATGGATGCCGTACTGCATCACGGCCGACAATGCGGCATACCGCGCGAGAGCCTGCATTTTGAACGATTCACCGCATCGCCGCCGCGCATTGCCGACAACAGCGAGCGCGCTTTCACGGTCGTGCTCGCAAAACAGGGGCTACGCTGCGTGGTTTCACCCAACGAGTCGATTCTCGAAAGCCTCGAGCGTCAGGGCGTCTGCCCACCGTTTTCCTGCCGGGAAGGACTGTGTCGCAGTTGCGAGGTCGAGGTCCTGTCGGGCGAGGTCGAGCATCGCGACTACGTATTGAGCGAGGATGAACAGATGGCTAACAGATCGCTCATGATCTGCGTGTCGCGAGCGAAATCCGACGAGCTGGTGATCGATCTTTAG
- a CDS encoding cupin domain-containing protein has translation MEPQRSVHPLNERAVRLKRSLGDLTGLTQFGFHLITLQPGHESTEYHRHLYAEECVYILSGTGEAIIDDQTHEVGPGDFMGFARGGAAHTLLNTGHAPLVLIVAGQRLEQDVCDYPHKGKRLYAAGTNKIFVDLAKESEA, from the coding sequence ATGGAGCCGCAGCGCTCCGTCCATCCATTGAATGAACGAGCGGTTCGTCTTAAGAGGTCGTTGGGCGACCTGACCGGGCTCACCCAGTTCGGTTTTCACCTCATCACACTGCAGCCAGGACACGAGTCCACCGAATATCATCGCCACCTTTACGCAGAGGAATGTGTCTACATCCTCTCAGGCACGGGCGAAGCGATTATTGACGACCAGACCCACGAAGTCGGACCCGGTGACTTCATGGGTTTTGCACGCGGGGGCGCCGCACATACATTGTTGAATACCGGTCACGCCCCGCTCGTGCTTATCGTCGCGGGTCAACGGCTGGAGCAGGATGTTTGCGACTACCCGCACAAGGGCAAGCGCCTGTATGCGGCGGGCACCAACAAGATTTTCGTGGACCTTGCCAAAGAAAGCGAAGCGTAA
- a CDS encoding serine hydrolase domain-containing protein, with translation MKITRRAFLALAMADLVAPISLSFASESSGTADWPGQEWDRIAPGQAGWSADALAQAHAYAQLIGTATLVIVHRGRILDSWGDIARRLEVNSVRKSLLSALIGIAVAEKKIDLDASLASLNIDDTPPGLTDAEKEATVRQLLQARSGVYHPALYETAGEKRLRPARGSHPPGTFWYYNNWDFNVLGTIYERAVGASIFESFRQRIASPIGMQDYRPEDGRYVRGRKSVFPAYPFHMSARDLARFGLLYLRSGQWNNEVIVPASWVAESTRAWSETHLHSGYGYLWWTGFPERRVAAMDLPPGGFWADGHGGQFVVVDPASDIVVVHQTDGRQVTVQQMGHLMWLIYTAAHVSDPGADPVEASN, from the coding sequence TTGAAAATTACTCGCAGAGCGTTTCTCGCGCTTGCCATGGCTGACCTGGTGGCGCCAATCTCGCTCTCCTTTGCGAGCGAGTCATCCGGCACGGCAGACTGGCCGGGGCAGGAGTGGGATCGTATTGCACCCGGGCAGGCAGGATGGTCGGCCGATGCACTCGCGCAGGCCCATGCCTATGCTCAATTGATCGGTACGGCGACGCTCGTCATCGTGCATCGCGGCCGCATCCTCGATAGCTGGGGTGACATTGCGCGCAGGCTGGAGGTCAATTCGGTGCGTAAAAGTCTTCTCAGTGCGCTGATTGGCATCGCCGTCGCGGAGAAGAAAATCGATCTTGACGCCAGCCTTGCGAGCCTGAATATCGACGACACGCCTCCCGGTCTGACGGACGCGGAGAAAGAGGCGACAGTGCGGCAATTACTCCAGGCGCGTTCCGGCGTGTATCACCCCGCGCTTTACGAAACCGCCGGGGAGAAGCGGCTGCGGCCTGCTCGCGGCAGTCATCCGCCCGGCACGTTCTGGTACTACAACAACTGGGACTTCAATGTCCTCGGTACGATTTACGAGCGGGCAGTCGGTGCATCGATTTTCGAAAGCTTCCGGCAACGCATTGCGAGTCCGATCGGGATGCAGGATTACCGTCCCGAGGATGGGCGTTACGTGCGCGGGCGCAAGTCGGTGTTTCCTGCCTATCCGTTCCATATGAGCGCGCGTGACCTGGCGCGTTTCGGCTTGCTGTACCTGCGCTCCGGCCAATGGAACAACGAGGTCATCGTTCCTGCAAGCTGGGTCGCGGAAAGTACCCGGGCCTGGTCGGAGACGCATCTTCATTCCGGGTATGGCTATCTCTGGTGGACGGGGTTTCCCGAGCGACGCGTTGCGGCCATGGATTTGCCGCCGGGTGGTTTCTGGGCCGACGGCCACGGTGGCCAGTTCGTGGTGGTCGATCCTGCAAGCGACATTGTCGTTGTTCACCAGACCGACGGACGCCAGGTCACTGTGCAGCAAATGGGCCATCTGATGTGGTTGATCTATACGGCAGCCCACGTTAGCGACCCCGGCGCCGATCCTGTTGAGGCGAGCAATTGA
- a CDS encoding metal-dependent hydrolase family protein, producing the protein MTTFLLRNGALLDPTHPDLLEGFEILIEDGFVREVSDKPIKSSNAHVIDVKGKTIMPGLIDLHVHVVAIEFNLPRVATLPNVLVTLRAVPIMRAMLRRGFTTVRDAGGAGYPFKQAVESGLVEGPRLFVSGRALSQTGGHADPRARSDYMPPDSPCGCCVRVGALGRVADGVDEVRRAVREELQMGADQIKIMASGGVASPTDPVGAFGYSEDEIRAIVAEAQGRGTYVLAHAYTPAAIARAVRCGVRTIEHGNLIDDETARLVAEHGAYVVPTLVTYDALASEGEKYGLPPASIAKIADVHGAGLHSIEIMKRAGVKMGFGTDLLGEAQRLQSDEFRILAEVLSPAEVIASATVVSAEVLGMQDKLGRIVPGAHADVLVVDGNPLKSVDCLLGQGEHIPLVMKDGRLFVNELEGH; encoded by the coding sequence TTGACCACCTTCCTCTTACGTAACGGCGCGCTTCTCGATCCCACCCATCCTGATCTGCTGGAAGGCTTCGAGATCCTCATTGAAGATGGCTTCGTCCGCGAGGTATCCGACAAGCCGATAAAGAGCAGCAACGCGCACGTCATTGACGTCAAAGGCAAAACGATCATGCCGGGTCTGATCGATTTGCACGTGCACGTCGTCGCGATCGAGTTCAATCTGCCGCGTGTCGCGACGCTACCCAACGTGCTGGTTACGCTGCGCGCCGTGCCAATCATGCGCGCGATGCTGCGCCGCGGCTTCACCACCGTGCGCGACGCCGGCGGCGCCGGATATCCGTTCAAGCAGGCGGTCGAGTCGGGGCTCGTCGAGGGGCCACGCCTCTTCGTATCCGGCCGGGCCTTGAGCCAGACGGGCGGCCATGCCGATCCGCGCGCCCGCTCCGACTACATGCCGCCCGACTCACCCTGCGGATGCTGCGTGCGCGTAGGCGCACTGGGCCGCGTGGCGGACGGCGTCGATGAGGTGCGCCGGGCCGTGCGTGAAGAACTGCAGATGGGCGCCGACCAGATCAAGATCATGGCTTCGGGCGGCGTGGCCTCACCAACCGACCCGGTCGGTGCATTCGGTTACTCCGAGGACGAGATCCGCGCGATCGTGGCCGAAGCTCAGGGGCGCGGCACCTACGTACTCGCGCATGCCTACACGCCGGCGGCGATCGCACGCGCGGTGCGCTGCGGCGTGCGCACGATCGAACACGGCAACCTGATCGACGATGAAACGGCACGCCTCGTCGCCGAGCACGGTGCGTATGTCGTGCCAACCCTCGTTACTTACGACGCGCTTGCAAGCGAAGGTGAGAAATATGGGCTGCCGCCGGCAAGCATCGCCAAGATCGCGGACGTGCATGGTGCCGGTCTGCATTCGATTGAAATCATGAAACGAGCCGGCGTCAAAATGGGTTTCGGCACGGACCTGCTCGGCGAAGCCCAGCGTCTGCAAAGCGACGAGTTCCGGATTCTGGCCGAAGTCCTGTCACCGGCCGAGGTAATCGCGAGTGCAACGGTCGTGAGCGCGGAAGTGCTCGGCATGCAGGACAAGCTCGGCAGAATCGTGCCGGGTGCTCACGCCGATGTGCTGGTGGTCGATGGCAATCCTCTGAAGTCTGTCGATTGCCTGTTGGGTCAAGGCGAGCATATTCCGCTCGTGATGAAGGACGGCCGGCTCTTCGTCAACGAACTCGAAGGGCATTGA